One genomic segment of Candidatus Eremiobacterota bacterium includes these proteins:
- a CDS encoding protein kinase, whose amino-acid sequence MKFWPGQVLKGRYRITGSLGRGGFGRVYRAWDLQFRERSVAVKQRVPIDPADKREEELFLREAQFLSDLRHPGIPEIYDSFVEQSFQFIVMQFIEGKNLEEVLKEKGGMLQEAEALTLMKQVATILEYLHSLPSPLIHRDLKPENIILCADGKVYLVDFGTSRHFNPSKARDTVRIGTSGYMAPEQFQARSVPQSDLFSFGASFHHLLSGIDPREKEGSDLYLFPSLQKINSTVSHDLDSLILNCIKEDPSMRIKSAADILPVLHKLQERYQASALPQAESCDPQFWLHRGKYHMEGKDHKKALECLVKARKLGLGTSEVISLIARCHRKIGNKEKARTILGNLLQSAPADEELAIEYCRSVENPADEEKVLMEFLKDHPSWDGLRLHWIQHLLRTHRTVEAEIEIEEALKKRPGDIRLVQQKAALLFERGRIEELEGFLEIAALKMGDHPDILFRSGYAKELLGKDSEAFALYKKASAKEGHADAELHMARLLAKQRSLSDAREHYIKAALLKKDNLAIKSELGCFLCREGFHDQAVPYLREVLHFTPDEAGVLKHLGLALGELKEYNEAVLHLESYLRLVPEERAITVIIGRYLSLAGKYQEARTLLEDCCRQCPEDRSAAELLEQVEKKQGKVPEI is encoded by the coding sequence ATGAAATTCTGGCCCGGTCAGGTTCTGAAGGGCCGTTACCGCATCACGGGGAGCCTCGGACGGGGCGGCTTCGGGAGGGTCTATAGAGCCTGGGACCTGCAGTTCCGCGAGAGGAGCGTGGCCGTAAAGCAGCGTGTCCCCATAGATCCAGCCGATAAAAGAGAGGAAGAGCTGTTCCTCCGGGAGGCGCAGTTTCTCTCGGACCTGAGGCATCCCGGCATCCCTGAGATATATGACAGCTTTGTGGAGCAGTCTTTCCAGTTCATCGTCATGCAGTTCATCGAGGGAAAGAACCTGGAAGAGGTCCTGAAAGAAAAGGGCGGCATGCTCCAGGAGGCCGAGGCCCTTACTCTTATGAAGCAGGTGGCGACAATCCTTGAATATCTCCACTCGCTCCCCTCGCCTCTTATCCACCGGGATTTGAAGCCGGAAAACATCATCCTCTGCGCCGACGGGAAGGTCTATCTGGTGGATTTCGGCACCAGCAGGCATTTCAACCCTTCCAAGGCAAGAGATACTGTCAGAATAGGCACTTCCGGTTACATGGCGCCCGAGCAGTTCCAGGCCCGCTCCGTCCCCCAGAGCGACCTGTTCTCATTCGGTGCGTCCTTTCATCACCTCCTGAGCGGAATAGATCCCAGGGAAAAGGAGGGGAGCGACCTATATCTCTTCCCGTCGCTTCAGAAGATAAACAGCACTGTATCGCACGACCTTGACAGCCTTATCCTGAACTGCATAAAGGAAGATCCCTCAATGAGGATTAAGAGTGCTGCAGATATTCTCCCGGTGCTGCACAAGCTCCAGGAGCGTTACCAGGCATCAGCCCTCCCTCAGGCGGAAAGCTGCGACCCCCAGTTCTGGCTCCACCGCGGGAAATACCACATGGAGGGGAAGGACCATAAAAAGGCCCTGGAGTGCCTGGTAAAAGCGCGAAAGCTCGGCCTTGGCACCAGTGAGGTGATAAGCCTCATTGCGCGGTGTCACAGAAAGATCGGGAATAAAGAGAAAGCCAGGACAATTCTCGGAAACCTTCTCCAGTCGGCCCCGGCTGATGAAGAGCTTGCCATAGAGTACTGCAGGTCAGTCGAGAACCCTGCAGACGAGGAAAAAGTCCTGATGGAGTTCCTTAAGGATCATCCTTCATGGGATGGCCTGAGACTTCACTGGATACAGCATCTCCTCAGGACCCACAGAACTGTTGAGGCTGAAATAGAGATTGAGGAGGCGCTGAAAAAGCGCCCTGGTGACATAAGGCTGGTGCAGCAGAAAGCGGCGCTCCTGTTTGAAAGAGGCAGGATAGAGGAGCTTGAAGGATTCCTTGAGATCGCCGCTTTGAAGATGGGCGATCACCCCGATATTCTTTTCCGCAGCGGTTACGCGAAAGAGCTCCTGGGAAAAGATTCCGAAGCCTTCGCGCTCTATAAGAAGGCTTCAGCGAAAGAGGGCCACGCTGACGCGGAACTCCATATGGCAAGACTCCTTGCAAAGCAGCGCTCTCTCTCCGATGCCCGCGAGCATTACATTAAAGCAGCGCTCCTGAAAAAAGACAATCTCGCCATCAAGAGCGAGCTGGGCTGCTTTCTCTGCAGGGAAGGCTTCCATGACCAGGCAGTCCCTTACCTCAGGGAAGTCCTGCACTTCACCCCCGACGAAGCCGGAGTCCTCAAGCACCTGGGCCTGGCCCTCGGCGAGCTGAAAGAGTACAATGAGGCAGTCCTTCACCTGGAGAGTTATCTGCGCCTTGTGCCTGAGGAAAGAGCAATTACAGTAATTATAGGAAGGTATCTCTCCCTGGCGGGAAAGTATCAGGAAGCCCGGACGCTGCTGGAGGACTGCTGCAGGCAGTGCCCGGAGGACAGGAGCGCTGCAGAACTCTTGGAGCAGGTTGAAAAAAAGCAGGGCAAGGTGCCAGAAATTTGA
- a CDS encoding NERD domain-containing protein encodes MSRIFPDKLSAKTRSESKSKAEIRLYDECARQLGDSWTVFYHIAWLGLGRECQPYDGETDFIAAHPEFGVLLIEVKGGKIRYEGKSRQWVSIDFHGNEHEIDDPFKQVTRSKYALLEKIKSLRAWKDTFVELYHAVAFPEVKKPSYDITPDSPPDIIIDCEDMQHLPRRLEEIFSFWRRKRSARSSDYKALISTLEWMLAKTVTLENPLRLTADEEEREIVHLTEQQFRLLDFLSRNRKAAIGGCAGSGKSFMALEKAKRLAQEGFRTLLTCYNRPLSEFLQRLVTDIPGLTAANFHRLCFDMATAAGIPLEQQQGREFFEKKLPEVLLDAMNREPRLLFDAIIVDEGQDFHELWWTALEGALASADTGVFYVFYDDNQRIYRNELQLPFTGMTFSLNENIRNTKAISQVISRFYSSPAPFTPRGPSGRSVEMIPCRDKRKMISQMGKLLHRLITVEGFSPGDITVLSMRSVEKENSSGFVEGETCGNFVLRKAPSTPTEVQLSTVHSFKGLENRVVILTELNSHTIKDVSLVYVALSRPRNHLIVMGDEEALAALSPTH; translated from the coding sequence ATGAGCCGCATATTTCCCGACAAGCTTTCAGCTAAAACCCGGTCAGAATCAAAGAGCAAGGCGGAGATACGCCTCTATGACGAGTGTGCCAGGCAGCTCGGCGACTCCTGGACGGTCTTCTACCATATCGCGTGGCTCGGCCTCGGGAGAGAATGCCAGCCCTACGACGGCGAGACCGATTTCATCGCGGCCCACCCTGAGTTCGGCGTGCTCCTCATAGAGGTGAAAGGCGGCAAAATCCGGTATGAGGGAAAAAGCCGGCAGTGGGTCTCCATCGACTTTCACGGAAATGAGCATGAAATCGACGATCCTTTCAAGCAGGTCACGAGGAGCAAGTATGCGCTTCTTGAGAAAATCAAGTCCCTGAGGGCCTGGAAGGACACCTTCGTGGAGCTTTACCACGCCGTTGCTTTCCCCGAGGTGAAGAAGCCCTCGTACGACATCACTCCCGACTCACCCCCCGACATCATAATAGACTGCGAGGATATGCAGCACCTCCCGCGTCGCCTGGAAGAGATTTTCTCCTTCTGGAGGAGGAAGCGCTCCGCCAGAAGCAGCGATTACAAGGCTCTTATCAGCACCCTGGAATGGATGCTCGCCAAGACCGTGACGCTGGAAAACCCTCTCAGGCTTACGGCCGACGAAGAGGAGCGCGAGATTGTCCACCTCACGGAGCAGCAGTTCAGGCTCCTGGATTTCCTGAGCCGCAACAGGAAGGCCGCAATCGGGGGATGCGCCGGCTCGGGGAAGAGCTTCATGGCGCTGGAGAAAGCAAAGCGCCTCGCACAGGAAGGCTTCAGGACCCTGCTCACCTGCTATAACAGGCCCCTGTCGGAGTTCCTGCAGCGCCTTGTGACGGACATCCCAGGGCTCACCGCGGCCAATTTTCACCGGCTCTGCTTTGACATGGCCACCGCGGCGGGCATCCCCCTCGAGCAGCAGCAGGGCAGGGAGTTCTTTGAAAAGAAGCTCCCCGAGGTGCTCCTCGATGCAATGAACAGAGAGCCCCGCCTCCTCTTCGACGCCATAATCGTCGATGAAGGCCAGGATTTTCATGAGCTGTGGTGGACGGCCCTGGAAGGTGCCCTCGCAAGCGCCGACACCGGCGTGTTCTACGTCTTCTATGACGATAACCAGCGTATTTACAGGAATGAGCTGCAGCTCCCCTTCACCGGCATGACCTTTTCACTCAATGAGAATATCCGCAATACAAAAGCGATCTCACAGGTGATCTCCCGGTTCTATTCATCGCCGGCTCCCTTCACCCCCCGCGGCCCCTCGGGGCGCTCCGTCGAGATGATACCCTGCAGAGATAAAAGGAAGATGATCTCCCAGATGGGAAAGCTGCTCCACCGCCTCATCACCGTGGAAGGCTTTTCGCCAGGAGATATCACGGTGCTCTCCATGCGGAGCGTCGAGAAGGAGAACAGCTCAGGCTTTGTTGAGGGAGAAACCTGCGGGAACTTCGTGCTGAGGAAAGCTCCTTCGACGCCGACAGAGGTCCAGCTCTCCACCGTCCATTCATTTAAAGGCCTGGAAAACAGGGTGGTTATACTCACAGAGCTGAACAGCCACACGATCAAGGATGTCTCGCTCGTTTACGTGGCCCTCTCGCGCCCCAGGAACCACCTCATCGTCATGGGCGACGAGGAGGCCCTCGCCGCGCTCTCCCCGACGCACTGA
- a CDS encoding cysteine desulfurase family protein translates to MRQAYLDHNATTPLHRGVLEKMLPFFGEHFGNASSTHGPGRKARKAVEEAREHVARLIGASPDEVFFTSGGTESDNLALTGAARALRAKGTHIITSAIEHHAVLHCAGHLVKEGFTATILPVDRHCRVNIEDLEKALNSGTILVSIMHANNETGAIQPVEELAAIAGKRGVLFHTDAVQTAGKLAIDVKALGVDLLSLSAHKIHGPKGAGALYVKKGTPLEPIVFGGAQEEGKRAGTYNVPGIVGLGEAARLALTSQSENSGYMEAMRDELEEGILDGNFGGIIITEREGRLSNTLSAAFPGYDNKVLIACLDDEGIAVSSGAACTADSENPSHVLSAMGLSKEAARSIIRFSLGSGTSEEDIDYTLGVLRKVLKKLKPGRGSFLVGALSYLRKEKVRG, encoded by the coding sequence ATGAGACAGGCATACCTTGACCACAATGCCACCACTCCCCTTCACCGCGGGGTCCTGGAGAAGATGCTGCCCTTCTTCGGGGAGCACTTCGGCAACGCCTCGAGCACCCACGGCCCCGGCAGAAAAGCGAGAAAAGCCGTCGAGGAGGCCAGGGAGCACGTGGCGCGCCTGATAGGCGCTTCGCCCGATGAAGTATTCTTCACAAGCGGCGGCACGGAATCGGATAACCTTGCCCTCACCGGCGCCGCAAGGGCACTCCGCGCGAAGGGAACCCACATCATCACAAGCGCCATAGAGCACCATGCAGTCCTTCACTGCGCCGGGCACCTGGTGAAAGAAGGATTCACCGCCACCATCCTTCCCGTTGACAGGCACTGCCGCGTGAACATTGAAGATCTTGAAAAAGCCCTCAACAGCGGCACTATCCTCGTGAGCATCATGCATGCCAACAACGAGACAGGCGCCATTCAGCCTGTTGAGGAGCTCGCCGCCATTGCGGGAAAAAGAGGAGTGCTCTTTCACACCGATGCCGTGCAGACGGCAGGGAAGCTTGCCATAGACGTGAAAGCCCTGGGTGTGGACCTCCTCTCCCTGTCGGCCCACAAGATCCATGGCCCCAAGGGTGCGGGCGCCCTTTACGTGAAGAAGGGAACGCCCCTTGAGCCCATAGTCTTCGGCGGCGCCCAGGAGGAGGGGAAGCGGGCCGGGACTTACAATGTGCCCGGCATCGTGGGCCTCGGGGAGGCGGCGCGCCTTGCACTTACCTCGCAGAGCGAGAACTCTGGCTACATGGAGGCCATGAGGGACGAGCTCGAAGAGGGGATTCTTGACGGGAATTTCGGCGGAATCATCATTACCGAAAGAGAGGGGAGGCTCTCCAACACCCTTTCGGCGGCCTTCCCGGGATACGACAACAAGGTCCTCATCGCATGCCTCGACGATGAGGGGATTGCGGTATCATCGGGAGCGGCCTGCACGGCAGACTCGGAAAACCCTTCGCACGTGCTTTCGGCCATGGGTCTCTCAAAAGAGGCGGCGCGGAGCATCATCCGCTTCTCTCTGGGAAGCGGCACTTCTGAAGAGGATATTGACTACACCCTCGGGGTCCTGAGAAAAGTCCTGAAAAAGCTGAAGCCCGGGAGGGGCTCTTTCCTGGTGGGGGCCCTCTCGTACCTTCGAAAGGAGAAAGTCCGTGGCTGA
- a CDS encoding HesA/MoeB/ThiF family protein — MEQHPELLEFLTGRSRDGLISLADEREAAGEFHLGLRDIDEAALTTGLMPARYARNRNTIDTSRQLALLRATVAVVGCGGLGGYLVEELARAGVGTLVAIDPDVFTEHNLNRQLLSTLDLLGSPKAAAAAARVAAINPAVEVIARREALTAENGGTLLERAHVAADGLDSIPARITLADTCIEKGIPLVHGAIGGWYGQVLTQYPPRNLIRELYGPTGRTHGIEKSLGNPSFTPAVIASLQSAEICRIITGEGPALKERMLVIDLRAMEFSSVSF, encoded by the coding sequence GTGGAGCAGCACCCAGAGCTTCTTGAGTTCCTGACCGGCCGCTCGAGGGACGGCCTGATCTCCCTTGCTGATGAAAGGGAGGCTGCGGGGGAGTTTCATCTGGGGCTCCGCGATATTGACGAGGCAGCTCTTACGACAGGTCTCATGCCCGCCCGTTATGCCCGCAACAGGAATACCATAGACACCTCGAGGCAGCTTGCTCTGCTCAGGGCCACTGTGGCTGTCGTGGGGTGCGGCGGCCTCGGGGGATATCTTGTCGAGGAGCTCGCGAGGGCAGGCGTGGGGACTCTTGTGGCCATCGACCCTGACGTCTTTACCGAGCACAACCTGAACAGGCAGCTCCTCTCGACCCTGGATCTGCTGGGCTCTCCCAAGGCTGCGGCGGCCGCGGCCCGGGTGGCGGCAATCAATCCCGCCGTGGAGGTCATCGCCCGCAGGGAGGCTTTGACTGCCGAAAATGGAGGGACTCTGCTGGAAAGAGCCCATGTGGCGGCCGACGGCCTCGACAGCATCCCCGCCAGGATCACCCTTGCCGACACCTGCATTGAAAAGGGGATTCCCCTTGTCCATGGCGCCATCGGTGGATGGTACGGCCAGGTCCTTACGCAGTATCCCCCGAGGAACCTCATCAGGGAGCTTTACGGCCCGACGGGCCGCACCCACGGCATTGAAAAGAGCCTGGGGAACCCCTCGTTCACCCCCGCCGTCATCGCCTCGCTCCAGTCTGCCGAGATATGCAGGATCATCACCGGCGAAGGTCCTGCCCTCAAAGAGAGAATGCTCGTCATAGATCTGAGGGCCATGGAGTTCTCATCGGTGTCCTTTTAG
- a CDS encoding type II secretion system protein GspG — translation MKTLVSAALVTACCLVVLSAGNLQASEQKGPCLYSQASPTDRQTLEKVEAYFLQQKAQAQAKACLSNLKSLSTALDMYQSDHGGKYPAGLEALVPRYLTRMPQCWACWKDTYSATYKVTQGGRGFSYCCGGTYHQVIGLGPNLPAYDSVKGLAPAKIPEVQCTDPDVLNHPLVKQFQQQQRQ, via the coding sequence ATGAAAACATTGGTGAGTGCAGCACTTGTCACTGCCTGCTGCCTGGTCGTCCTTAGTGCGGGAAACCTCCAGGCGTCGGAGCAAAAAGGACCATGCCTTTATTCCCAGGCATCGCCCACTGACAGGCAGACCCTTGAGAAGGTCGAGGCCTATTTCCTGCAGCAGAAGGCCCAGGCGCAGGCCAAGGCCTGCCTTTCAAACCTCAAAAGCCTTTCCACGGCCCTTGATATGTATCAGAGTGACCATGGCGGGAAATACCCGGCGGGTCTTGAGGCCCTTGTTCCCCGCTACCTGACCAGGATGCCGCAATGCTGGGCCTGCTGGAAGGACACCTACAGCGCTACCTACAAGGTCACCCAGGGAGGCAGGGGCTTTTCATATTGCTGCGGCGGCACTTATCATCAAGTGATCGGCCTGGGTCCCAATCTTCCCGCTTATGACTCAGTAAAAGGCCTCGCACCGGCAAAGATTCCCGAGGTGCAGTGCACCGATCCCGACGTGCTGAACCATCCCCTGGTGAAGCAGTTCCAACAGCAGCAAAGGCAGTGA
- the cysK gene encoding cysteine synthase A: MGFFNDNSMTIGRTPLVRINRIVPGNKATVLAKIEGRNPAYSVKCRIGASMIWDAEKKGLLTAGKELIEPTSGNTGIALAFVAASRGYPITLTMPETMSIERRKVLKAFGAKLILTEGALGMKGAIAKAEELAAGDPGHFVLLQQFKNPANPEIHRLTTGPEIWEDTGGAVDVLVAGVGTGGTITGISRHLKLDRGKKILSVAVEPALSPVLTQTLRGEPLKPSPHKIQGIGAGFVPDILDLSMVDRVEQVTNEEAIEFGRRLAREEGILSGISCGAAMAAAARLASEEAMEGKTIVVILPDSGERYLSTVLFEGLLDETGA; the protein is encoded by the coding sequence ATGGGCTTTTTCAATGACAACTCCATGACCATCGGGAGAACACCCCTTGTGAGGATAAACCGCATCGTTCCCGGTAACAAAGCAACGGTCCTCGCCAAGATCGAGGGGAGGAACCCCGCCTACTCCGTAAAATGCCGCATAGGCGCCTCTATGATCTGGGACGCCGAGAAGAAGGGGCTCCTTACCGCGGGCAAGGAGCTCATCGAGCCCACGAGCGGGAACACGGGGATTGCCCTGGCCTTCGTGGCGGCATCGCGGGGTTACCCCATCACCCTCACCATGCCTGAAACCATGAGCATCGAGCGCAGGAAGGTCCTCAAGGCCTTCGGCGCAAAGCTCATCCTCACCGAGGGAGCCCTCGGCATGAAAGGCGCAATCGCAAAGGCCGAGGAGCTTGCCGCCGGCGACCCGGGGCATTTTGTCCTCCTCCAGCAGTTCAAAAATCCCGCCAATCCCGAGATCCACCGCCTCACCACGGGTCCCGAGATCTGGGAGGACACGGGGGGCGCCGTCGATGTCCTCGTGGCAGGCGTGGGCACTGGCGGCACCATTACGGGAATATCTCGCCATCTCAAGCTCGACAGAGGGAAAAAGATCCTCTCCGTGGCCGTCGAGCCGGCCCTCTCGCCCGTTCTCACCCAGACCCTCCGCGGCGAGCCGCTGAAGCCGTCGCCCCACAAGATCCAGGGAATCGGCGCGGGCTTTGTGCCCGACATCCTTGACCTTTCGATGGTGGACAGGGTTGAGCAGGTCACCAACGAGGAGGCCATAGAGTTCGGCAGGCGCCTGGCGCGGGAGGAGGGAATCCTCTCAGGGATCTCATGCGGCGCCGCAATGGCAGCGGCAGCACGCCTCGCCTCCGAAGAGGCCATGGAAGGGAAAACCATTGTCGTCATCCTCCCCGACTCGGGAGAGCGGTACCTGTCCACGGTGCTCTTTGAGGGCCTCCTGGACGAGACGGGGGCCTGA
- a CDS encoding SNF2-related protein, translated as MLINTTYSYFIPALELSFNLSAIGGIKVLTPGEILNHEFLVEKVLKRGGMSVVYLGKQGSLRRDVVIKMLSPQGTALSPGEMESLFEKEANMLASLNHQQIPRVYSYFRHNSSYCLVMEYIPGETLADRLSKKKLPLPVEEVLELGCELCEVLWYLHSRSPQIVFRDLKPENIILQGKTPYLIDFGIARAFDFKRARDTHCLGTEGYAPPEQYKGESDHRSDIYALGRLLFLLVTGQAPEKFPGHKPLESLSRYNSSLPKEFESIIVKCAQPDRSLRYQTVMSLRNDLEKMYLIKTTYEKCNSCGTPLLEGHSLCSCCGAMKPLESSGPPQKPSKLSIKEDPVISQKVSQKSPGLFSYGASYYLAEFFGRTLGFDSLITIEHNKVEEMPHQLKVIKRVLKTMRGRALLADEVGLGKTIEAGLIMEELRARGLVRRVLIIVPSHLTDQWREEMRDKFERDFFVYKSGEYSPEILFREKSIIIPIDTAARNEEVKASLLKQDWDMIIVDEAHFAKNRTTKRWKMLHSLRKHYILLLTATPLHNDLLELFNLITLLRPGHLRDERDFVARYVDKKDRRRPRNVDQLKELLSEVMVRTRRASALVKFPQREAQTLKVEPSSEELSLYQEATAFIRSLSARQKIMRKLALMMLQQRLTSSPMAIAESIGNLLQSENWNFTGSECEMLSRFQMKARAITRPSKASRLLSLITTLNEKVVLFTDHVPTQEYLRRFLAENRIPCSLYRGTNQEKLTALREFAEPSQVLIVSKAGSEGLNLHHFSRSVVNYDLPWNPMRLEQRIGRLQRIGQKKKVLVFNLSLRGTIEDVILEILEKKVKLFELAIGQIDLILGLSFEDKNFDDLIWNILIESKGEAEVRETLYRKLGDKLEQGGRMAGEINASNVFLPHLDDD; from the coding sequence ATGCTCATAAACACTACATACTCCTATTTTATTCCTGCCCTTGAACTGAGCTTTAATCTGTCTGCCATTGGAGGCATCAAGGTGCTTACACCGGGCGAGATCCTGAACCATGAGTTCCTGGTTGAGAAAGTCCTGAAAAGAGGCGGAATGAGCGTTGTCTACCTTGGAAAGCAGGGGAGCCTCAGAAGAGACGTCGTCATCAAGATGCTCTCACCCCAGGGCACGGCGCTCTCCCCCGGGGAGATGGAAAGCCTTTTCGAAAAGGAAGCCAATATGCTGGCCTCCCTGAACCACCAGCAGATCCCCCGCGTCTACTCCTATTTCCGCCATAACTCCTCATATTGCCTTGTGATGGAGTATATCCCGGGTGAAACGCTTGCGGATCGCCTCTCGAAAAAAAAGCTCCCTCTTCCCGTGGAGGAAGTGCTTGAACTGGGGTGTGAGCTTTGCGAAGTCCTGTGGTACCTCCACTCCAGGAGCCCCCAGATTGTCTTCAGAGACCTGAAGCCTGAGAATATCATTCTGCAGGGAAAGACGCCCTATCTCATAGATTTCGGCATAGCGAGAGCCTTTGATTTCAAGCGTGCCCGCGACACGCACTGCCTTGGAACTGAAGGCTATGCTCCCCCCGAGCAGTATAAGGGAGAGTCGGATCACAGGTCAGACATCTATGCGCTGGGAAGGCTTCTGTTTCTTCTTGTCACGGGCCAGGCCCCGGAAAAATTCCCTGGCCATAAACCTCTGGAGTCTCTTTCGCGCTATAACAGCTCACTGCCTAAAGAGTTCGAAAGCATAATCGTAAAATGCGCCCAGCCCGACCGCAGCCTTCGCTATCAGACGGTCATGAGCCTCAGGAATGACCTGGAGAAGATGTACCTCATCAAGACTACCTATGAAAAATGCAATTCCTGCGGTACCCCCCTGCTTGAAGGCCACTCTCTCTGCTCGTGCTGCGGAGCCATGAAGCCCCTTGAATCATCAGGCCCGCCTCAGAAGCCTTCAAAGCTTTCAATAAAAGAAGACCCCGTCATTTCTCAGAAGGTAAGCCAGAAAAGTCCCGGACTCTTTTCCTATGGCGCCAGTTACTACCTGGCCGAGTTTTTCGGACGGACCCTCGGGTTCGACAGCCTTATCACCATAGAGCACAATAAAGTCGAGGAGATGCCCCATCAGCTCAAGGTCATAAAGAGAGTTCTAAAAACTATGCGCGGCCGGGCTTTGCTTGCCGACGAAGTGGGACTCGGCAAGACCATCGAGGCGGGCCTCATCATGGAAGAACTGAGAGCCCGAGGCCTGGTGAGAAGAGTGCTCATCATCGTGCCCTCCCACCTGACCGACCAATGGAGAGAGGAGATGAGGGACAAGTTTGAAAGGGATTTCTTTGTATACAAATCAGGGGAGTACTCTCCGGAGATACTTTTCAGGGAGAAGTCCATTATTATCCCTATTGACACTGCGGCAAGAAATGAAGAGGTGAAGGCCAGTCTCCTCAAGCAGGACTGGGACATGATTATCGTGGACGAGGCCCATTTCGCGAAGAACCGCACGACGAAGCGCTGGAAAATGCTGCATTCCCTGAGGAAGCACTATATTCTCCTTCTCACCGCCACGCCGCTTCACAATGACCTTCTGGAGCTCTTCAACCTCATCACGCTCCTGAGGCCTGGGCACCTCAGAGATGAAAGGGATTTCGTCGCCCGCTACGTTGATAAAAAGGACCGCAGGAGGCCCAGGAATGTTGACCAGCTCAAGGAGCTCCTCTCCGAGGTGATGGTAAGAACGAGAAGAGCGTCGGCGCTTGTGAAATTTCCCCAGAGAGAAGCTCAGACATTAAAAGTGGAGCCTTCAAGCGAAGAGCTCTCCCTCTACCAGGAGGCGACTGCTTTCATCAGGAGCCTCTCCGCAAGGCAGAAGATTATGCGCAAGCTTGCCCTCATGATGCTTCAGCAGCGCCTTACCAGCAGCCCCATGGCCATTGCCGAGAGCATCGGGAACCTTCTGCAGAGCGAGAACTGGAATTTTACCGGGAGCGAGTGTGAAATGCTCTCGCGCTTTCAAATGAAAGCAAGAGCCATCACAAGGCCTTCAAAGGCGTCAAGGCTCCTCAGCCTCATCACTACTCTCAATGAAAAAGTGGTGCTTTTCACTGACCACGTTCCCACGCAGGAGTATCTAAGGAGGTTCCTGGCTGAGAACAGAATACCATGCTCGCTTTACAGAGGCACCAACCAGGAGAAACTGACGGCGCTGAGAGAGTTTGCGGAGCCTTCACAGGTGCTCATTGTGTCGAAGGCCGGCAGCGAAGGTCTCAACCTTCATCATTTCAGCCGGTCAGTGGTCAATTATGATCTCCCGTGGAACCCCATGCGCCTTGAGCAGAGGATCGGGAGGCTCCAGAGAATAGGGCAGAAAAAGAAGGTGCTGGTCTTCAACCTGTCACTCCGGGGCACCATAGAGGACGTGATACTGGAGATCCTGGAAAAGAAGGTGAAGCTCTTCGAGCTTGCCATAGGGCAGATAGACCTTATCCTGGGCCTCTCTTTCGAGGACAAGAATTTTGACGATCTCATCTGGAATATCCTCATTGAATCAAAGGGCGAGGCTGAGGTGAGGGAGACCTTATACCGCAAGCTTGGCGATAAACTGGAACAGGGAGGGAGAATGGCAGGCGAGATCAATGCGAGCAATGTCTTTCTCCCTCACCTTGATGATGACTGA
- the selD gene encoding selenide, water dikinase SelD gives MGTTIRLTEHAHAAGUASKIGPADLANFLCGLPFKKDPNLIVGMDEPDDAGVYKLSDDMALILTVDFFTPVVDDPFLFGQIAAANSLSDVYAMGGKPLTAMNIFCFPAKKMDQLIAREIIRGGLEKIQEAGAVLVGGHSVMDDEIKYGLSVTGLIHPDRVLTKNGARAGDCLVLTKPLGTGVISTALKGGMASEEAVEKITRSMATLNRDAQEAMMKVGVHACTDVTGFGLVGHLYECLHYSKKGARISLSSVPCVKEALEYAAMGLMPGGLHKNRDFYSPHATMGKGLDEHLVSLVFDPQTSGGLLIFVPREKCDALRTELAAKGVAEAAFIGEITEGPPGHIEIVP, from the coding sequence ATGGGAACGACGATACGCCTCACTGAGCATGCCCATGCCGCGGGGTGAGCCTCCAAGATAGGTCCGGCGGACCTTGCCAACTTCCTCTGCGGCCTCCCCTTTAAAAAGGATCCCAACCTCATCGTGGGCATGGACGAGCCTGACGACGCGGGCGTCTATAAGCTGAGCGACGATATGGCCCTCATCCTCACGGTGGATTTTTTCACGCCCGTCGTCGATGATCCTTTCCTTTTCGGCCAGATAGCCGCAGCCAACTCCCTTTCCGATGTCTATGCCATGGGCGGGAAGCCCCTCACGGCCATGAACATTTTCTGTTTCCCCGCCAAAAAGATGGACCAGCTTATTGCCAGGGAGATCATAAGGGGAGGCCTCGAGAAGATCCAGGAAGCCGGCGCCGTCCTCGTGGGAGGTCATTCCGTGATGGACGACGAGATAAAATACGGGCTCTCCGTCACGGGCCTCATCCACCCCGACAGGGTCCTCACCAAGAACGGCGCCCGGGCCGGCGACTGCCTGGTCCTCACCAAGCCCCTGGGCACCGGCGTAATCTCCACGGCTCTCAAGGGGGGAATGGCCTCCGAAGAGGCTGTGGAAAAGATCACGCGCTCCATGGCGACCCTCAACAGGGATGCCCAGGAGGCGATGATGAAGGTGGGTGTGCACGCCTGCACCGACGTCACCGGCTTCGGCCTCGTGGGCCACCTTTACGAGTGCCTCCATTATTCGAAAAAGGGGGCGAGGATTTCGCTCTCATCGGTCCCCTGTGTGAAGGAAGCCCTCGAATATGCCGCCATGGGCCTCATGCCCGGGGGACTCCACAAGAACAGAGATTTTTACTCTCCCCATGCCACAATGGGAAAGGGCCTCGACGAGCACCTGGTGAGCCTTGTCTTTGATCCCCAGACTTCGGGCGGCCTGCTCATCTTTGTGCCCCGGGAGAAATGCGATGCCCTCAGGACAGAGCTCGCCGCAAAAGGCGTCGCGGAGGCAGCCTTTATCGGTGAGATCACCGAGGGCCCGCCGGGCCATATAGAGATTGTGCCGTAA